The DNA sequence TTTACTATCGCTGGAGTTGTATAGATGGCTCCTGTAGAGCAAATATCATGGGTAAAAATTTCTCCAAGTTGGTCTTTTTTTACTCGTCCAATAAATCCTGCCTTGCCACCTAATTGTGATAAGCCTGCCATAGTATTGGCTGCTGAACCTCCAGAGGTCTCTAGACCAGGGCCACAGCTCTTGTATAACTTATTAGCTTCATCTTCATCGATGAGAGCCATACTCCCTTTTGTTAATGAATTTTTCTCAAGAAATGAATCACTTTCGTATACCAAAACATCTACTATTGCATTCCCTATCGCTACAACGTCTATCTCTTTTTCATGATTGTTGATTCCTTTTTGTTCCAATTAAAGTAATTTTTTTTAGTTATATATTTAATAAAGCACGTTTGGGTCCATGGATTGGATCTTCTACAACAATAGTTTGGTCTCTACTTGCTCCTAGTGAGACTATTGCAATTGGGACTTCCATAAGCTCTGCTAGGAATCTCAGATAGGCCATGGCAGATGGTGGTAGATCCTCTAGGCGTTTGCACTCTGCTGTTGAGGATTTCCAGCCAGGTAATGATTTAAAGATTGGTTTGCATCTACTAAAATCTTCCGCACTACTTGGGAAATATTCGATTTTTTGTCCGTCTAATTGGTAAGCCACGCACACTTTAATTTCCTCAAGCTCGTCAAGTACGTCAAGTTTGGTGATGGCGATACAGTCCAACCCATTTACTTCCACAGCATATTTGCCAATTACTCCGTCAAACCAACCACACCTTCTTCGACGCCCTGTAGTTGTTCCATATTCTCCACCCCTGTCACAAAGTTGGTCATTTAAACTGCCTTCTAGCTCAGTAGGGAAAGGACCTTCTCCAACTCTAGTTGTATAGGCCTTTGCTACCCCAATGACTCTGTCTATTAATGTTGGTCCAACTCCTGCTCCAATACAAGCGCCTCCTGAGACAGGATTGGAAGATGTTACGAATGGATATGTTCCGTGGTCAAGATCTAGGAGAGTTCCTTGAGCTCCTTCAAAAAGAATATTTTTTCGATTACGGGCAGCTTGGTGGATTGCCCTAGAACAATCGACTACATGCGGCCTTAGGCGATCTCCATACTCTAAATACTCTTCAATGACCTTTTCTTGGTCTAGAGGGAGCTCTTTATAAATTTTCTGAAGTACATTGTTTTTTTCTGCAAGAGGGATCCTTAGCCTTTCCCTTAACTTTTGTTCATCTAACAAGTCAATAACTCGAATCCCATTCCTTTGAGCTTTGTCTGCATAAGTAGGACCAATCCCTCGGCCTGTTGTCCCTATCTTCTGCTCACCTCTTCGCTTTTCCATTGCTTGATCTATTAATCGGTGATATGGCATTGTTACGTGGGCCGTGGAAGCAAGTTGAAGACCTGAAATATCAATATCGTTTTCAATCAGCATTTCGATCTCCTTAAGCATTACCTTGGGATCGACTACTGTTCCTGATCCAATTAGGCAAATCGTTTCTGGATACAAAATGCCAGAAGGAATTAGATGAAGCTTAAGTACCTTGTCTTCTACAACTATTGTGTGGCCCGCATTAACACCACCTTGGTAACGCACTACAACATCTGCAGATCTACTTAGTAAATCTGTGATCTTCCCTTTCCCCTCGTCACCCCATTGAGCACCTATGACTACAACATTTGCCAATGAAATTGCGGTACGAAACCGCCTAACTGCACAGTTGCTTAGGATCTCAGATTTTCCTCTTTAAGTCAAAAAATGTTTAAAGATTATCTTTTAGATTTCTTTGACGACAATTTTTTCTGCCCTCGAAAGTTCTTTTTTAAGACGTTCTTTCAGCTTTTCAGGCAAAGGCCGATTAGCAAAGGTCTTGTAGTGACCAGCCATAGCATTTAAGGCCGTTTGCATGGTCGTAAAGGAATTTGTCCCATTAAATTGAGGTCTATTACGATATCTGGAAATGTACTGTGTAATAAGTTCTAAAGCCTCGTCTTTGGCTTCGGATCGATTCTCTGAATCATCTGGAATAGCAATGGTTTCTTTGAGAGTTTGAGCCACTGAGACTGTATCTTCTACAAAATCTCCTGACATGGAAGATTTTGCTGCTTGAGCAGTTTGTCCAAAAGGTAAAACCAGTAGTAAGAGGCCTAAGCAAATTGCCCAAGCAGCTCTCATCAACCTTTCTTTAAGCTGATGAAAGTTAGAAAACATTTGATATATGCAATTGCTCCAACTTTAGAAGAATTAATAGGAGATTGATGATTTCTTTCTAGATATCTCTGCTATTAGCTCTTTTACAACAATTTCAGATTCAATTAGCTTTACACTTCTATCAGACCTTTTGAGCAGTTCTACCTTGCCTGAGGACGAATCGCGACCAACTACAACTCTCCAAGGGATTCCTATTAGATCAGCATCTTTAAACTTCACACCGGCTCTTTCATCCCTGTCATCCAGTAGTACATCAATACCTTTATGCCTTAGTTGCTTATATATATCCTCGCCAAGCCTATTTTGAACTTCGTCCTTTATGTTGGCGATGACAATAATTACCTCAAAGGGAGAGATAGATAATGGCCAAATTATTCCTGATTGATCATGACTTTGCTCAACTGCAGCTTGTGCAATTCTAGAAACTCCTATCCCATAACAACCCATCCAGAAAGGCTCAGAGCTACCTTTCTCATTAGTAAAATTGGCTTCAAGAGATGAGGAATACTTCCTTCCTAATTGAAAGATATGACCTACTTCAATTCCTCTTTTTTCTATTAAAAATTGCTTATTATCATAAAAGCATTGATCACCAGGTTTTGCTTTTCTAATGTCAACTACTTTCGGTAAACCACCAACATCAGACCAACTTGAGAATGCTCTATGTTGTTCAGTTTTATTAGCACCACATACAAATAATTCTAACTCTGCTGCAGTCTTGTCTGCAAATCTAACAAATTTTTTATTCCAGCTAGATGCATTTGATAACATTACATCTTCTAAGTCAGGACCTATTGATCCAAAAGGTATATTGATCAAGCCCTGTCTATCTAAATCATCCTCTGTAATTGACTTTAGTGCAATTAAATTTTTATTTAGAAACTTACTTATTTCATTCGAAAGCTTTGTTTCATTAAGCTCTTGATCTCCTCTTATGCTTATTAGAACTGGCTGCTCTCTCCCATTCTCTAGTATGGCTAGCATGACAATCACTTTTATTATTTGATCCGCTTGGAAATTTTGATTTAAGCAAAGTTCATTTATAGAGTTTTGATTTTTTGTTTCTATTAATATTGGAGCATTTTTTTCTAGAGGGATAGCGGCCTTAGGTATAGAAATAGCCTTCTCTTGATTTGCAGCGTATTTTCCATCTTTAGAAATAAGTATTAAATCCTCTCCAGCATCTGCTGTCACCATAAATTCTTGAGATGCAGCACCCCCTATTGCACCACTATCTGCTTCGACTGCAACTGTTTTTATCCCACACCTTTCAAAAATTTTTCGGTATGCATCATCCATTGATGCATAAGAAGTCTTTAGATCTTCTTCATTAGCATGAAAAGAATATGCATCTTTCATAATAAATTCTCTGCTTCGCATTAAACCAAACCTTGGCCGTATCTCATCTCTAAACTTAGTCTGAATCTGATAAAGATTTACTGGAAGTTGCTTATAAGAATGGAGACTTTCTCCAGCAATTTGGGTGATAATCTCTTCATGTGTAGGCCCAAGTCCTAGTTCTCTACCTTGCCTGTCTTTTAAATTAAACATTATTCCCTCTCCTGCCGTATATCCTTCCCATCTGCCAGTCTTTTTCCATAAATCTGATGGATGCAGCTGTGGTAATAGAGCTTCCAAGCATCCTTTTGCATTTAACTCTTCTCGAATAATGCAATTGATTTTTTGAATAACTCTCCACATCAAAGGCAAATAAGCGTATATCCCTGATGTGATTCGTTTTATAAAGCCCCCTCTGATGAGTAATTGGTGGGAGATTATTTCGGCGTCGGCGGGAGCATCCCGCAGCGTCACCAGCATTAGGCGGGAGACGCGCATAAACTTTTTCCTTTATGACTGAATACCGATCCTATCCCCTTGAAGGGAAACAGTGTGACTAACCACTAAAGTGTCATGGATGTATCAATCTAGATAGATCTTTGAAGTATTTATCTGCTAACTTCTGCAAAGTTTTTTCTGACATGTAAATAGATCATGTTTAATGGTGATGTGGCTTCAAATGATTCTCAACCGTTAGACATAACAGCTGATCTCAAGGATTACAAGACTGGCATGACCAATTCAGACTCACTTATCGGTATAGATGAAGTACAGAAGGCACTTAATCGCTCAAGGGCCTCTGTTTATAGGTACACAAATACTGACACTAGAAATTTAAACCCTCCTTTTAACCCAAGGAAACTAAACCCTGAATACCGAAGTGATCAAAAAGATCCCCTTCTTTTTCATCCTAATGAGGTGGCTAGATTTGCTAAAGACATACTTAGGATTAAAGAAGTTACTGTTGAAGTATTAAATTCACCTTCTACAGAGACTCAGAATGTTTTGGCTTCTATTCTGGAAGAGTTGCGTCTAATAAGAATTCAACTGGAGGGAACCTCACCTGCTTCTGAGGAGTTTTTAACTAATCGAGAGAGAAAGGACTGGCCAGCCGCCTAATGTGAAAAAAGTGTGAGAAAATACATACAATGCAGAAAATCAAAAAAAGGTTTTCTTTCAATTCTTGAGAGATTTAGTTTTTGATCTCTTTTAATTCATTTATTGTTGAATCAATCTGAATGGATTCAGAATCAACTTCAGTCAGACACTCCTATCAGACGGAATCTTCACCCCTTGCAAATGCAGGAGATCTTACTGAGGTAGATGATGATGACCCCTATAGTTGGAATGGAACTTCAAATGCTTTATTCGGCTTGGCGATTGCAATAGTTTCGATTGGAGTTCCACTTTCAGTAGTAGTAATTGATCAACCTTCTGCAAATGATGAAACCATCCCAACTGCTTTAGAGCCTTATGGATCTAAGCCCTATCCCTCCTTCTCCATCAAAAGGTTTAGTAAACCTGGTAGTTGAAATACCTGCTGGAAGTAGGAATAAATATGAGTACTTTTCAGAAGCTGGTGTAATGGCTCTGGATAGGGTTTTGCATTCATCGGTACGGTACCCCTTTGATTATGGATTTATTCCCAACACACTTGCAGAGGATGGTGCTCCATTAGATGCAATGGTCATTATGGAAGAACCTACATTTGCAGGATGTTTAATTCAGGCAAGACCTATTGGAGTACTTGATATGCATGATTCAGGTGCATATGATGGAAAACTATTGTGCATTCCAACGGCAGATCCTCGTCAGAAAGATATTAATAGTATTCGACAAATTGCTCCCAACCAACTTGAAGATGTTGCTGAATTTTTTAGAACATATAAGAGCTTGGAGGGTAGAGTTGTTTTGATAGATGGTTGGAGGGATTTTGATGCAGTAGATGACTTACTTCAAACTTGTATAGAAGCTAAGAATAACGCAGAATCTAATAATTAGTTCTTAATTAAATTTTCTAGGATATAATTAAGGAAAATTAATTACTATGCGTGTCAAGATCTATAGCTATTCAGCATGTGGAACATGTAAGAAAGCCCTGAAATGGCTTGATTTAAACAATATTGATTATGAGTTAATTGATATAACAATAAACCCACCTTCTAGAAAACTGATTATTAGTGCCTTAGAACAGCTAGGAAGTAGGAAATTCTTACTTAACACCAGTGGTAAGAGTTATAGAGAGCTAGGTGGAGAAACGATTAGATCAAAAACAGATGAAGAGGTGATAGATCTACTTGCTCTTGATGGGAAACTAATAAAAAGACCTTTTCTAGTTGATAATAAAGGAAGAGTTTTAGTTGGCTTTAAAGAACCTAGTTGGAAGGATTTCTTTCAGAATTGAAGTTTAGTAAATCTAACTCCTTAATTATTTCATTGACTTCTAATTGATTTTTGAATTGACGGAAGCTGGAGATTTTTAACTCTTCAAGGAAAGAAGTTATCAACTCTTGGCTTTGTCTTCTAATTACTTCATTCTCTAATAGATAGGCCAGCTCCTCCCAAAATCGATCGACAACATCCACGCTTAATTTATTAAGCGTTAGATCTTTCTCGGATATTTTATTAGCCGTATTCTTTGATAAATCTAGGATTGCATCTGTCATTCCTAATGCTAATTGGAGGCTTATCGCAGACTCTGCTTTTCCTATTAAAGGACTTCCTTTAAATGCAATAGGTAAAGAAGAGCTTTTCATACTTTTTTGTAGAGAATGATTCAATAAAGCAATGATTTGAGGCCTTAGATTAGGACCTACCTTCTGAAGTAATAAAGGTATCCAAAGTCTTAAAAAATCCGATAAATTGTTAGCTTTATCTTTATTTATGGATTGATGACTACGTAAACCTCTAACTTTTGAAGCTAAATTAGGTGACTTGATTATAACTTGAAAAGAATCTATAATTCTTAGTGTTAGTACCTCGAAAATCTCTATAGCCAGAAGAGCTACTATCCATTGACTTATTACTGCTCTTATAGGTTCTAGTTGAATTAACTTTGCATTAGAAAGTTTTGCAGTAACAGGCACTATTCGCAGTATGCGGAATACAGGTAGAAATAGTGGTATATCTAACCAACTTTTCAGAAATGCATCTCTTAACGTAATACCTTTAAACTTTCTTTTTAAGTTATATGTCTTGAATATCACGTCTATTAGGAATATTAGTTGAAAAGGCAGATCTATTTTCCAAGAATTACTTATCTGGTTCCCATTGCTATCAAATCTATATGAATAATTGCTTCTTAATCTATTTATTATTTGGCCTTCCCAAAATAGTTTTTCATTTTCCCAGTTAACTTTCTCGAGATATGTAACTGAAAATAACTTGTTGATAGCATTTATTCTGTTAATCTCAGAAGACTTCTGTCTGAGTCGGTTATTAATTGCAAGGAGGTTTTTACGGTTATGGGGTATCGAATTAACTTCCATTTCTTTTAGAAACTCAACACTTAATAAACTGTGTTTCCCTAAGGCTGACATTGTTTTGGTGTTATTAATACCTAGTCTTGATATTAACTCACTTAGCTGATTGAAGCTTTCGATATACTCTTGACTATTAGCATGTGGTTTTATCCCTTTCGCTCTGTCGTAAATTTTTATTGGATTTATAAACTTATTATTAGGAACTTTTATTAAATTTGATTTAAGCACGATTAGTTTTGGCTGAATTAAGAAACTTCTTAATGGGATATAGTTAATATCAAAAATTACCCAAGAAATATTTGCCATTGCTAGTATTGCTATTGCTTTATTCCATCTATTCAAAAATCTTTGGTTAGACCTTTCTTTAGCATCTTGCCAACGAGGTCGAATCATAATTACTTAATCTTCATTCCAAGTTATTAGTATATAGGAAGTGACTATATTGGGTTATTAAATTCATCCAAATGCTATGGAGTTGAATTGTTAAAAAAGAAAGCGTCTAACCCTCAGCAGATTAGTCATGTCCTTAATCAGGCTATGGCTCAACGCTTCTTTGCGTTTTGGGATTTTTGGGGGCCGGTAATTATTACCTTCACTCTTTACTTGGGTATTCGTAATTACCTTGCTGAAGCTAGGTATATCCCTTCAGGATCAATGCTTCCAACTCTGGAGATTAATGACCGTCTTGTGATAGAAAAGCTAACTTTTCGAAGAAGACCTCCTAAGAGAGGTGAAATAGTGGTTTTCAATTCCCCTTTTTCTTTTGATCAAAAATTAATATCAGAACGATCTACGCAACTTCCTTCAACCCTTAAGTGCACTTTACTAAGCTTGCCTTTAATAAATTTAATTCCTGGTCTTGGAGATCCAGCATGTGATGCTTATATCAAAAGGGTCGTGGCAGTTGCTGGTGATGAAGTTTTTGTCGGATTCCAAGGCGAACTCTTTGTTAATAGTCAGTTAGTTAATGAACCTTATGTAGAAAGGTTCTGCACACTATCAGCGAACAATCTTGGTAATTGCAAATCTTTAAGAGCTAAAGTTCCTGAAGGTCATGTTTTTGTCTTAGGAGACAATCGTAGAAATAGTTGGGACGGAAGATTCTGGCCTGGCAGTCAATTTTTACCACATAAAGAAATCATAGGTAGAGCTACCTGGAGATTCTGGCCAATTAATCGAATAGGAGGTCTTCGCTAATCAAGCCGCAATCCTCAACTGCGCCAATAATTTCTTTCCCTTCCCAAGGTTGATTAGATGGATAAGGAATTTCTTCTTTTGGGAAAGTTTTTATCCAGCGCTTTTTAGGATCAAAAAGCAGCCATCGATTACTCTCCAACTTTAGTTCTTCTGGTGGAAAGTTCAGTATTTTTGAAGGGCCAAAACTTAGTGCTTCCCATAATTGCTCAACTGTCCAATTACGCTTTTCTACTAGTTCTTTCCATAGAGAGGGAAGTACTAGATCATGGCCACATATGCCAGGCGATCTTTGGTCTGTAGGCTTTTTAATTTCTGCCTGCTCTAAAGGAATTGCATGAACGGCTACGCCAGTAATGATGCGTTTCTGCAGTCCCTCAATGAGTTTATTTCGATCTTTTGCTCCCCCAAGTGAGGGACATATTCGAAGACCTTGTCCTGAAAGTTCAATTTGTGATGTGTCTGCTAGAAGGTGCCACCAAGATACGCTTGCCATGGGCTTTATAGGACTGTTGGAAAGTATTGATACTCCTTTGGCTGTTGATAAATTCATTAGCCTTAGATTTATCTCTGGGTGTTGCTCTTGCAATTCAAGTAACACCTTGATAGGGATTGTTTCACTTGCAAATGGATCTGGAACAAACCCTGCTCTCAACGTTTCTACACCTTCTCTTAAAATGCCATTCCCTTGAATACCTTTATCTCTTGGTGCAAATAGAACAGGAGCATGACCCATTTGACCAAGCAAAAAACCTTTTTGCATTATTTCGCTTGAAAGTATTGAGTCATCTTCAGCTAAGCCAATGGCCCCAAAATCAATAAGATCTTTATGTGGTGAGAGGTCTTTGCCATACCCTTCCAAGCTAAAACTTCCCCATAAATGTATTAATACATTTTCATTGGGATTAGAAAAACCTTGTAGTCGTTCAGGCCGATCCCTCCATGAAAGACCTCTTGGAAGAATGGCTATTTGCCCATAGCCAGCCAATGATGCTTTATGTCTCAGGCTGACTAATGTTTCACTGAATCCATTGAGTGGATCTTGAAGAATAGAATGTGGGTCTACGAGGCATGGCGCAAAAATTTTATTTCGGGCCTGGACTTGTTTAAATCCATGCTTTCTTGCTATATCACGGGCATTCTCTCCAAAGGCTTTTATTCTCTTGTCGATTACGAGAACGGCACCCTCAGATAGCCTCTCTTGCTCCTTTGATAGGATTTTGACTGGATCTAATAAGTAAGTGTTTGTCATGTTATTAGAGTGCTCCTTGAGCTGTATCGTCAATCACCCCTCCTAGATGAGAGGTAATATTGAGGCATGTGACTACCGGGAGTTGACTAGGATCGGTAGGAATATCTACTACTGTAATGCCACCATTGCCTTGTTTAATCATCCAGATGTTCTTGGGCGTTAAGCCTAACAAGTGGCAGAGAATAGTTTTGTTAACTGCATCATGAGCTACAACTAGTGCTGTTTCATTTTGACTGAGGGTTTCACTTATTTGTTCCCAACAATTTGTCGCACGAGTCCACACTTCTTGAATGTTTTCTCCATTTGGCATCTGAACAGTTTCAGGAGAAGTTTTCCATTTATCAAGCAATTTCCCCCAAGTTTCTCTTATTTCGGTTTCGAGTTTCCCTTCCCATTGACCATGTCCTATCTCTACTAGCCCTCTGAGGCACTCTATTCGTAAGTTTGGGTGATT is a window from the Prochlorococcus marinus str. MIT 9211 genome containing:
- a CDS encoding inorganic diphosphatase; protein product: MDLSPIPPSPSKGLVNLVVEIPAGSRNKYEYFSEAGVMALDRVLHSSVRYPFDYGFIPNTLAEDGAPLDAMVIMEEPTFAGCLIQARPIGVLDMHDSGAYDGKLLCIPTADPRQKDINSIRQIAPNQLEDVAEFFRTYKSLEGRVVLIDGWRDFDAVDDLLQTCIEAKNNAESNN
- the lepB gene encoding signal peptidase I is translated as MAQRFFAFWDFWGPVIITFTLYLGIRNYLAEARYIPSGSMLPTLEINDRLVIEKLTFRRRPPKRGEIVVFNSPFSFDQKLISERSTQLPSTLKCTLLSLPLINLIPGLGDPACDAYIKRVVAVAGDEVFVGFQGELFVNSQLVNEPYVERFCTLSANNLGNCKSLRAKVPEGHVFVLGDNRRNSWDGRFWPGSQFLPHKEIIGRATWRFWPINRIGGLR
- a CDS encoding adenylosuccinate synthase encodes the protein MANVVVIGAQWGDEGKGKITDLLSRSADVVVRYQGGVNAGHTIVVEDKVLKLHLIPSGILYPETICLIGSGTVVDPKVMLKEIEMLIENDIDISGLQLASTAHVTMPYHRLIDQAMEKRRGEQKIGTTGRGIGPTYADKAQRNGIRVIDLLDEQKLRERLRIPLAEKNNVLQKIYKELPLDQEKVIEEYLEYGDRLRPHVVDCSRAIHQAARNRKNILFEGAQGTLLDLDHGTYPFVTSSNPVSGGACIGAGVGPTLIDRVIGVAKAYTTRVGEGPFPTELEGSLNDQLCDRGGEYGTTTGRRRRCGWFDGVIGKYAVEVNGLDCIAITKLDVLDELEEIKVCVAYQLDGQKIEYFPSSAEDFSRCKPIFKSLPGWKSSTAECKRLEDLPPSAMAYLRFLAELMEVPIAIVSLGASRDQTIVVEDPIHGPKRALLNI
- a CDS encoding Spx/MgsR family RNA polymerase-binding regulatory protein, whose amino-acid sequence is MRVKIYSYSACGTCKKALKWLDLNNIDYELIDITINPPSRKLIISALEQLGSRKFLLNTSGKSYRELGGETIRSKTDEEVIDLLALDGKLIKRPFLVDNKGRVLVGFKEPSWKDFFQN
- a CDS encoding resolvase: MFNGDVASNDSQPLDITADLKDYKTGMTNSDSLIGIDEVQKALNRSRASVYRYTNTDTRNLNPPFNPRKLNPEYRSDQKDPLLFHPNEVARFAKDILRIKEVTVEVLNSPSTETQNVLASILEELRLIRIQLEGTSPASEEFLTNRERKDWPAA
- the psb27 gene encoding photosystem II protein Psb27 is translated as MFSNFHQLKERLMRAAWAICLGLLLLVLPFGQTAQAAKSSMSGDFVEDTVSVAQTLKETIAIPDDSENRSEAKDEALELITQYISRYRNRPQFNGTNSFTTMQTALNAMAGHYKTFANRPLPEKLKERLKKELSRAEKIVVKEI
- a CDS encoding dihydroorotase, with protein sequence MTNTYLLDPVKILSKEQERLSEGAVLVIDKRIKAFGENARDIARKHGFKQVQARNKIFAPCLVDPHSILQDPLNGFSETLVSLRHKASLAGYGQIAILPRGLSWRDRPERLQGFSNPNENVLIHLWGSFSLEGYGKDLSPHKDLIDFGAIGLAEDDSILSSEIMQKGFLLGQMGHAPVLFAPRDKGIQGNGILREGVETLRAGFVPDPFASETIPIKVLLELQEQHPEINLRLMNLSTAKGVSILSNSPIKPMASVSWWHLLADTSQIELSGQGLRICPSLGGAKDRNKLIEGLQKRIITGVAVHAIPLEQAEIKKPTDQRSPGICGHDLVLPSLWKELVEKRNWTVEQLWEALSFGPSKILNFPPEELKLESNRWLLFDPKKRWIKTFPKEEIPYPSNQPWEGKEIIGAVEDCGLISEDLLFD
- a CDS encoding proline--tRNA ligase, with product MRVSRLMLVTLRDAPADAEIISHQLLIRGGFIKRITSGIYAYLPLMWRVIQKINCIIREELNAKGCLEALLPQLHPSDLWKKTGRWEGYTAGEGIMFNLKDRQGRELGLGPTHEEIITQIAGESLHSYKQLPVNLYQIQTKFRDEIRPRFGLMRSREFIMKDAYSFHANEEDLKTSYASMDDAYRKIFERCGIKTVAVEADSGAIGGAASQEFMVTADAGEDLILISKDGKYAANQEKAISIPKAAIPLEKNAPILIETKNQNSINELCLNQNFQADQIIKVIVMLAILENGREQPVLISIRGDQELNETKLSNEISKFLNKNLIALKSITEDDLDRQGLINIPFGSIGPDLEDVMLSNASSWNKKFVRFADKTAAELELFVCGANKTEQHRAFSSWSDVGGLPKVVDIRKAKPGDQCFYDNKQFLIEKRGIEVGHIFQLGRKYSSSLEANFTNEKGSSEPFWMGCYGIGVSRIAQAAVEQSHDQSGIIWPLSISPFEVIIVIANIKDEVQNRLGEDIYKQLRHKGIDVLLDDRDERAGVKFKDADLIGIPWRVVVGRDSSSGKVELLKRSDRSVKLIESEIVVKELIAEISRKKSSISY